One Archangium violaceum genomic window, GCCCTGGTCGTCGAACAGGCGAACAAGCAGCTCTCCGGCCGCGTGGAGATTGGCGGACTGGATATCGGCCTGCTCTCCGCCGACCTCACCGACGTGAAGCTGTACGACCCCGAGGGCGAGCTGGTGGCGGCGGTGGACCGGGTGGAGACACGGGTGGCGCTCGCCCCGCTGCTGCGCAAGCACATCGTGCTGAGCGCCGCGCGCGTGGAGCAGCCCCACCTCTACCTCCACCAGGACGAGCGCGGCCTCAACCTCTCGCGCGCCATCGAGCCACGGGAGCCCAAGCCGGAGGAGCCTCCCAACCAGGCCCGCGGCACCCTGCGCTTCACCCTCGAGGACTTCCAGCTCGTGGATGGCTCCGTCGACTACGTGGCGGAGGCGGCCGAGGGCAACCGCGAGCTGCGCCTGGACGACCTCGATGCCACGGGCACGGCCTCCTGGACCGCGGCCACCGAGGGACTCGACGCGAAGCTCGACGCCACCGCCAGCCTCGCACGGCCCCTCGCGGGCCCGGTCCGCCTGTCGCTGAAGGCCGGGGGCGAGGAAGGCAAGCTCGACGCCGATGTGGACCTCGACGCCCCGGGGCTCGTCCTGCGAGCGAGCGGTGGGCTCGAGGGCGAGAACCAGGCCCGCGCCGAGGTGAAGCAGCTCACCCTCGGCCCCGAGCTGGCACGCGCCTTCCTCCCTTCCTACCCGGTGGCCGCGCCCGTCACGCTCTCGGGCACCCTGCTCCAGGCCGGAGACACCGTGAAGGTGGACCTGGACGGACGGGCCGCGGGTGGCACCGCCGAGGTGGAGGGCTCCTTTGACACGGCGCGACTGCGCACGGATGGCCTCACCGCGCGTGTGCGCGAGTTGGACCTGGCGAAGCTGCTGGGCGGTGGACCGAGCACCGTGCTCGCGGCGGACCTGCGCGTGCGCGGCGGCGGCAAGAGCCTGGAGACGCTCGATGGCACCGTGGACCTCACCGTGCCGCCCTCCAGCATCGACGGCCAGCCCCTCGGACCGATGGAGCTGCACGCGAGCGCGAAGGATGGCCGCTTCGAGCTCTCCCAGCTCCAGGCCCAGGCCCCGGGCGTCAGCCTCACCGCGCGCGGCGCGGGCACCGAGGAGGACGTGCGGCTCACGGGCCGGCTCGTGGCCTCCAACCTGGGCAACTTCGCCAACACCGTGGGCCGGCTGGGCAGCGGCGAGCCCCTGCCCCTCTCGGGCCACGGCGCCCTGGACTTCACCGTGTCCGGCCCCGCCCGCCATCCCTCCGTCTCCCTCTCGGGCGGCTTCGAGGCACTCGCCTGGGCGGACACCTCCGTGCAGGGGCTCACGCTCGACGCCCGCGTGCCGGACGCCACCCAGCCCCTCACCGCGGATGCCACGCTGAAGGCCACGAAGCTGAGCGCCGGGGGCCGCACCTTCGAGGACCTGAACGCCTCGCTCATCACCCAGGGCCGGGCCCTCGAGGCCACCGTCCGCACCGGAGGCGCGACGCAGCTCCTCGTGTCGCTGCGCGGCACCGTGGACAAGGACAACCAGGGCCTGGGGCTCGACACCCTCACCCTGCGCTACCCCGAGGCCGGCTGGACGCTCCAGCAGCCCACGCACGTGGGCTGGGGCAACGGCCGCGTGGAGGTGGCGCCCCTCTCGCTCTCCTCCGGCACGCAGGCGCTGTCGCTCTCCCTGACGAAGCGGGGCGAGCGGCTCGACGCGCGCACCGAGCTGCGCGCCTTCGACCTCGGGCGGCTGCCCAAGGCCTTCCTGCCGCCCGACCTCGACGTCGCGGGCCAGCTCTCCGGCCACCTGGAGGTGAGCGGACTCATGTCCCGGCCGGACGCCCACATGGACCTCTCCCTGCGGGGTGGCCGCTACCAGCAGTACTCGGACCTGGCCTTCGACCTGAAGGGCCGCTACGTGCGAGACCGCGCCACCGGCACCTTCACCGCCGACGCGCCCGCCGGCCACGTCTCCGCCAACTTCGACATGCCGGTGCAGGGGCTGATGAAGCGCCGCCGCGAGCCCGTGAGCCTGGAGCTGACCGTGGACCGCGTGGACATCGGCCCCGCGCTGCGCATGGCCGGTCAACCGGAGTCCGCCACCGGCATCCTCTCCGGCTCCCTCACGATGAAGGGGCAGGCGAATGATCCCCGCATGGAGCTCGTGCTGAAGGGCGATGAGCTGCGCTACTGGGGACCCACGCCCCGGCAGCCACCGCCCGTGGTGATCGCCCCCGGCGCGCTCCCGCCCGAGCTGAACGGGGAGCCGATCGGCTTCGAGCTCACCGCCCGCACCGACGACCAGGACGGCACGCTCAGCGCGACCCTGGACCTGAAGGGCATCGGCTCGAAGGCCACCGCCTCGCTCGAGACGCCCTTCACCCTGGGCCGGTTGCTGGAGAACCCTCCCACCGCGGCCCAGGCGCTGGAGACGCCCATGCGGCAGCTGCGCGCCGAGGTGCTCGATGCGCCGCTCGGCCTGCTGTCACGATTCGGGCTGGCGGACCGGGCGGGCGGCTCGGTGTCGATGACGGCCCACCTCACCGGCCCGCTGCTGGCGCCCGTGGGCGAGGTGAAGGTGGAGGCCCGGCGGGCGACGATGAACGGCCTCCAGCCCCTCGATGGCAACCTCGCGCTGCGCACGGATGACGCCTCCGTGAAGCTCCAGCTCGTCGCGCGACGC contains:
- a CDS encoding translocation/assembly module TamB; amino-acid sequence: MSATTPPRKHWGRWLLWGLLGLLGLVLVLVAGALLYVTGPAGEARIRALVVEQANKQLSGRVEIGGLDIGLLSADLTDVKLYDPEGELVAAVDRVETRVALAPLLRKHIVLSAARVEQPHLYLHQDERGLNLSRAIEPREPKPEEPPNQARGTLRFTLEDFQLVDGSVDYVAEAAEGNRELRLDDLDATGTASWTAATEGLDAKLDATASLARPLAGPVRLSLKAGGEEGKLDADVDLDAPGLVLRASGGLEGENQARAEVKQLTLGPELARAFLPSYPVAAPVTLSGTLLQAGDTVKVDLDGRAAGGTAEVEGSFDTARLRTDGLTARVRELDLAKLLGGGPSTVLAADLRVRGGGKSLETLDGTVDLTVPPSSIDGQPLGPMELHASAKDGRFELSQLQAQAPGVSLTARGAGTEEDVRLTGRLVASNLGNFANTVGRLGSGEPLPLSGHGALDFTVSGPARHPSVSLSGGFEALAWADTSVQGLTLDARVPDATQPLTADATLKATKLSAGGRTFEDLNASLITQGRALEATVRTGGATQLLVSLRGTVDKDNQGLGLDTLTLRYPEAGWTLQQPTHVGWGNGRVEVAPLSLSSGTQALSLSLTKRGERLDARTELRAFDLGRLPKAFLPPDLDVAGQLSGHLEVSGLMSRPDAHMDLSLRGGRYQQYSDLAFDLKGRYVRDRATGTFTADAPAGHVSANFDMPVQGLMKRRREPVSLELTVDRVDIGPALRMAGQPESATGILSGSLTMKGQANDPRMELVLKGDELRYWGPTPRQPPPVVIAPGALPPELNGEPIGFELTARTDDQDGTLSATLDLKGIGSKATASLETPFTLGRLLENPPTAAQALETPMRQLRAEVLDAPLGLLSRFGLADRAGGSVSMTAHLTGPLLAPVGEVKVEARRATMNGLQPLDGNLALRTDDASVKLQLVARREDMLLAQVDANVEAPIASLQDQEIVGRVPFTLAIRAGPISQRDLMGLAETTSPRAGLGAQCRTPESLPQQTVSGNQNVLSLSLRARGTLEQPQVDLTAGVQNIGVNQIGLGQARLHYAYDNARSTFTANLTSPNGGTLVARGHATQDLSLSALRRGVDYSRTPLEVDVDSHQFDLSFLSGSQLPMVRSIGGMLRMDKVHVDGTVGAPNLRGRLEWKNGQLALDGLGDYQNVHVALNVTEQNLELSDFSATSGGGSLNFKAKANRTKSGQFLLTGQGNLNDFPLVLEDQLLALIRLRTEFEGEVSSQLVNIRNLTIPEAHITLPDIKRKDVQTMDRPEGIVLVCNGTPMNGSRSSEPRAQPGRPGTATGGAGPARGEPQRQYWVSINAPRNLWVHGSDVNAEVGLSENFRVESANTTSIYGEVRVIRGEVEVLGRRFDIQKSSQVRFTGPPMAPYINATAEYNNESADVTVFVAVRGQGKDITIKPTSEPPLPETEIYTLLATGRRTLRAGSGASMNQGQVASVLGSVLASQARKALAANLPLDVLTIEAGEEGLAGARLEVGKYLTDKLYLGYTGRLGSPQTQSTTRRENTNAVRLEYQFGPRWGVQVEYGDAQQGGADFIWSNDY